One window of the Macaca thibetana thibetana isolate TM-01 chromosome 1, ASM2454274v1, whole genome shotgun sequence genome contains the following:
- the ZFP69 gene encoding zinc finger protein 69 homolog isoform X3, translated as MLENYSNLVSVAGYQLSKPSVISQLEKGEEPWMAEKEGPGDPSSDLKSKMETIESSAKSAISQEPLYHGIMMERFMRDDIIYSTLRKASTYDDVLEGHQETCVRDVRQAILTHKKRVQETNKFGENIIMRSNVVIEQRHHKYDTPTKRNTYKLDLINHPTSYIRTKTYECNICEKIFKQPIHLTEHMRIHTGEKPFRCKECGRAFSQSASLSTHQRIHTGEKPFECEECGKAFRHRSSLNQHHRTHTGEKPYVCDKCQKAFSQNISLVQHLRTHSGEKPFTCNECGKTFRQIRHLSEHIRIHTGEKPYACTACCKTFSHRAYLTHHQRIHTGERPYKCKECGKAFRQRIHLSNHKTVHTGVKAYECNRCGKAYRHDSSFKKHQRHHTGEKPYECNECGKAFSYNSSLSRHHEIHRRNAFRNNV; from the exons ATGCTGGAGAACTATAGCAACTTGGTGTCAGTGG CAGGATATCAACTTTCCAAACCTAGTGTGATATCCCAattagagaaaggagaagagcCATGGATGGCAGAGAAAGAAGGCCCAGGAGATCCCAGTTCAG actTGAAGAGTAAAATGGAAACCATTGAGTCAAGTGCAAAGAGTGCCATTTCACAGGAGCCCTTATATCATGGCATTATGATGGAGAGGTTCATGAGAGATGATATCATTTATTCCACATTGAGAAAAGCCTCCACATATGATGATGTCTTAGAAGGGCACCAGGAAACTTGTGTGAGAGATGTGAGACAAGCCATCTTGACCCATAAGAAGAGAGTCCAAGAAACTaacaaatttggggaaaatataaTTATGCGTTCAAATGTTGTTATTGAACAGAGGCACCATAAATATGATACACCTACAAAGCGGAACACATACAAATTAGATTTGATTAATCATCCAACAAGTTACATAAGAACAAAAACCTATGAATgtaatatatgtgaaaaaatCTTCAAACAACCTATTCACCTTACTGAACATATgagaattcatactggtgagaaaccttTCAGATGTAAGGAATGTGGACGGGCCTTTAGTCAAAGTGCATCCCTCAGTACACACCAGAGAATccatactggtgagaaacccttTGAATGtgaggaatgtgggaaagccttcagacATCGCTCATCACTTAATCAGCATCATAGAACTCACACTGGGGAGAAACCCTATGTATGTGATAAATGTCAGAAAGCTTTCAGCCAGAACATTAGCTTGGTTCAACATTTGAGGACTCATTCTGGAGAGAAACCCTTTACTtgcaatgaatgtgggaaaacctTTAGACAGATTAGACACCTTAGTGAACATATAAGAATTCATACTGGGGAGAAGCCCTACGCATGCACTGCATGTTGTAAAACCTTTAGTCATAGAGCATATCTAACGCATCACCAGAGGATCCATACTGGGGAGAGaccctacaaatgtaaagaatgtggaaaagcctttagGCAGAGGATACACCTTAGCAACCATAAAACTGTTCATACGGGAGTGAAAGCATATGAATGCAATCGCTGTGGAAAAGCCTATAGGCATGattcatcctttaaaaaacaTCAGAGAcatcacactggagaaaaaccttatgaatgtaacgaatgtggaaaagccttcagcTATAACTCATCACTTAGTCGACACCATGAAATACACAGGAGGAATGCCTTCCGAAATAATGTGTAA